One Pocillopora verrucosa isolate sample1 chromosome 10, ASM3666991v2, whole genome shotgun sequence genomic window carries:
- the LOC131785715 gene encoding uncharacterized protein: MIMNTFLVLLALLGVAVAQAPDTCPAPPKNLLCFIGLKNTCTDSIKCRKGTLCCDDGCRRRCRDPSNDSRGASQASPRSGTCPSQLSPPPGPCVSDSDECMFDWDCPGSTKKCCSNNCFKECVDPSIGGLRASCPPQKKSISCFINLKNQCSKDSDCSYLPGGLCCFDGCRRRCADSKGFPGRLETDRPGQCPSTKPPRPCISDSDECEFDGDCYPGKKCCDNTCFTRCLDPVGLGTNTSQSGLGPNIGEIIQGEAAGKCPIVSNSTRCHIGLAHTCNNDVECPNGTYCCFDGCRRKCLDTEGNSAGAQGEDKKGLCPVLQRPELCVSDVDECFIDWDCVGDMKCCSNECYKVCTAPALLIGRLVAAAVKCPEPVAYKRCPQSMKHLCDDSKQCPTGTHCCFDGCRRRCISTEPAPDTCPKAGKNLICPVGLRNTCVDKDSCLEGTICCHDGCRRRCRSLPSSTSRPSTKAIPRPGICPPLTPPSEFCPSDYDECKYDWDCDEPSKKCCSNGCYKICASPALAAVQLQDNCPAPEKPKPCPMTLRNQCFNHTDCSYLSGGLCCYDGCRTRCATAEGFPAQIQKPRPGNCPNLIQPEFCAPHFDECQNDGDCFPVKKCCSNNCFNRCVNPVFGDVGFVNTTSVNKCPDTKKSSTCHVGLKNTCNNDAECANGTYCCFTGCRRQCWDPKTRSSSTLNKKGTCPVLQSPPPPCVSDADECFMDNDCVKDKKCCSNGCYRICVPPSAKAIGSLTTVNCPQPTEYHCATSLKHQCDDTEDCSVDQVCCFDGCRRRCIDYESGQITKGVTVSCRKNEMQIDVERGVLTGFKPIYLRLNNRSCIATGNETHFSLVAPLMGCGTVSSHTGEDVVYSNQVEEEEVEIEGVISRMPELAIPFSCYYTKEGVTSTYGIIPRKLKMTMDGGETKTEFTLEISVFKDENYLLPFGIRDFPLKVSLGKPLFVQLAVDSPDTRLTIREEKCYATPTQNPDDVMQYDIIRQSCVVDSTVKYYPGPQGTRRFSFDTFQFTGEYGGFVYLHCKLVVCNATDPNSRCNVDCFTDFPRRRRRAMEKEKGVARAGLSEGPFVFKSEREAGKESVHSEEESPFNITTIVVVAMAIFCAVCLAVIVYMKVKFVPKPHPDPDRETSL, encoded by the exons AAAGGGACACTGTGTTGTGATGATGGCTGTCGAAGACGCTGCAGGGACCCGTCAAATGACAGTAGGGGTGCTAGCCAAG CTAGTCCTCGATCGGGAACCTGTCCATCGCAGCTGTCCCCGCCTCCAGGCCCCTGTGTGTCGGATTCGGACGAGTGTATGTTTGATTGGGATTGTCCGGGATCCACAAAAAAATGCTGCTCTAACAACTGCTTCAAAGAATGTGTTGACCCTAGTATTGGTGGTCTTCGAG CCAGCTGTCCTCCACAGAAGAAATCTATTAGCTGCTTCATAAACCTCAAGAACCAATGTTCCAAGGACTCGGATTGTAGCTACCTTCCAGGAGGACTTTGTTGTTTTGACGGCTGCCGCCGAAGATGCGCTGATTCCAAAGGTTTTCCTGGTAGACTAGAAA CTGACAGACCCGGGCAATGTCCATCCACTAAACCACCACGGCCGTGCATTTCAGACTCAGATGAGTGTGAATTCGATGGGGATTGTTATCCGGGAAAGAAATGCTGTGATAACACGTGCTTCACGCGATGTTTGGATCCTGTGGGTCTGGGAACTAACACTAGTCAATCTGGCTTGGGGCCTAATATTGGTGAAA TCATTCAGGGAGAAGCGGCGGGAAAATGTCCTATCGTCTCTAATTCAACCCGGTGCCATATTGGACTTGCGCATACCTGTAACAATGATGTGGAATGCCCTAATGGTACCTACTGCTGTTTTGATGGCTGTAGGAGGAAATGTTTGGATACTGAGGGCAACTCGGCTGGAGCGCAAG GTGAAGATAAAAAAGGATTGTGCCCAGTCCTCCAGCGACCGGAACTGTGCGTGTCCGACGTGGACGAATGTTTTATTGACTGGGACTGTGTTGGGGACATGAAGTGCTGTTCCAATGAATGCTATAAAGTCTGTACGGCGCCTGCGCTATTGATAGGAAGACTTGTGGCTGCAGCAG TCAAATGTCCAGAACCTGTGGCGTATAAACGCTGTCCTCAATCAATGAAGCATCTGTGTGACGATTCCAAGCAGTGTCCCACTGGTACACATTGTTGCTTTGATGGCTGTAGACGAAGGTGCATCTCTACTGAGCCCGCACCAG ATACTTGTCCAAAAGCCGGCAAAAATCTGATCTGCCCAGTTGGACTCAGAAACACTTGCGTAGATAAGGATTCGTGTCTGGAAGGAACCATTTGCTGTCACGATGGATGCAGACGGCGCTGTAGGAGCTTGCCTTCTAGCACCAGTCGGCCCTCGACGAAAG CTATACCAAGGCCAGGAATTTGTCCTCCGCTTACTCCTCCATCCGAATTCTGTCCGTCTGATTATGATGAATGCAAGTATGACTGGGATTGCGACGAACCATCCAAAAAATGCTGTTCAAACGGTTGCTATAAAATCTGCGCTTCTCCTGCTTTGGCAGCAGTACAACTCCAAG ACAACTGTCCAGCGCCAGAGAAGCCCAAACCTTGTCCAATGACTCTTCGGAACCAATGCTTCAATCACACGGATTGCAGCTACCTATCCGGTGGACTTTGTTGTTATGATGGGTGTCGCACAAGATGCGCTACCGCTGAAGGCTTCCCAGCTCAGATACAGA AACCAAGGCCTGGTAACTGCCCCAACCTCATCCAACCCGAGTTTTGCGCTCCACACTTCGACGAATGTCAAAACGATGGAGACTGCTTTCCTGTAAAGAAGTGTTGTAGTAATAACTGCTTCAACAGATGTGTAAATCCAGTTTTTGGTGATGTTGGTTTTG TCAACACTACTTCAGTTAACAAGTGTCCTGACACTAAAAAATCAAGTACGTGTCATGTGGGGCTGAAAAACACATGCAATAATGATGCTGAATGTGCAAATGGCACCTACTGCTGTTTCACGGGCTGTAGGAGGCAGTGCTGGGATCCAAAGACTAGGTCCTCGTCAACACTGA ataagaaaGGCACGTGCCCAGTGCTTCAGTCGCCTCCTCCTCCATGTGTATCAGATGCGGACGAGTGTTTCATGGACAACGACTGCGTCAAAGACAAAAAGTGCTGCTCCAATGGATGCTACAGAATTTGCGTGCCTCCCTCGGCAAAAGCCATAGGTTCTCTTACTACAG TCAATTGCCCCCAACCGACAGAGTATCATTGTGCTACCTCTCTGAAGCACCAGTGTGACGATACGGAAGATTGCTCAGTCGACCAGGTTTGCTGTTTTGATGGCTGTCGAAGAAGATGTATCGACTACGAAAGCGGGCAAATAACAA AGGGAGTAACGGTGTCCTGCAGGAAAAATGAGATGCAAATTGACGTGGAGAGAGGAGTTCTGACTGGTTTCAAACCTATTTACCTTCGACTTAACAACAGGTCGTGTATAGCTACCGGAAATGAGACACATTTCAGTCTGGTCGCGCCCCTGATGGGTTGTGGAACGGTCAGCAGTCACACGGGAGAAGATGTGGTTTATAGTAATCAAGTGGAGGAGGAAGAGGTGGAAATTGAAGGTGTCATTTCAAGAATGCCTGAACTTGCCATTCCTTTTAGTTGTTATTACACAAAGGAAGGAGTAACATCAACATACGGAATCATTCCTCGAAAG TTAAAGATGACCATGGACGGCGGAGAAACTAAAACCGAGTTCACGCTCGAAATATCTGTGTTCAAAGACGAAAATTATTTACTGCCATTCGGCATAAGGGATTTTCCTCTGAAGGTTTCCTTAGGGAAGCCTCTCTTCGTACAG CTTGCAGTCGATTCACCGGATACCCGACTGACTATCAGGGAGGAGAAGTGCTATGCCACACCAACCCAGAATCCTGATGATGTCATGCAGTATGACATTATACGACAAAG CTGCGTTGTGGATTCCACAGTGAAATATTACCCGGGCCCCCAAGGTACCAGACGGTTTAGTTTTGACACATTTCAGTTCACAGGGGAGTACGGCGGCTTTGTGTACTTGCACTGTAAATTGGTTGTTTGCAATGCTACAGACCCCAACTCCCGCTGCAATGTCGACTGCTTCACTGATTTCCCCAGAAGAAGAAGGCGAGCAATGGAGAAGGAGAAGGGTGTAGCTCGAGCCGGCCTCTCTGAGGGACCATTCGTATTTAAAAGTGAGAGGGAAGCAGGCAAAGAATCAGTACACTCTGAAGAAG AatctccattcaatatcacaACCATTGTTGTGGTTGCTATGGCAATCTTTTGCGCCGTGTGCCTCGCAGTGATCGTGTACATGAAGGTGAAATTTGTCCCCAAACCTCATCCAGACCCGGACAGAGAAACCTCTCTTTAG